The nucleotide window CGTGAAGGCCGGCACGTTCAAGTACCGCGACCACGCCATCTTCATGCGCATCAACGCGCTCACGCGGTCGCTCGAGTCCGCGTTCGTGAAGCACGGCGTCCCGTTCCAGATCGTAAAGGGGCTGGCGTTCTTCGAGCGCAAGGAGAACCGCGACGTGCTCGCGTACCTGCGGCTGCTGACCAACCCGCACGACGGCGTGAGCTTCCTGCGCGTGGTGAACGCGCCGGCCCGGGGCATCGGTAAGGTGTCGCTCGACAAGCTGCAATCGTTCGCCGCGAGCCAAGAAATCGGGCTCCTCGCCGCCGCTGGGCAGATCGCCAAGATCACCGAGATCAAAGGTAAAGCAGCGACAGGGCTGCGGGACTTCCACCGGCTCATGACCGACCTTCGCTCTAAGATGGACCAGCCCCCGCACGAACTGGTGCGCCTCGTGCTGGACAAGTCGGGCTACGAGGCGATGCTCCGCGACTCGACCGACGAGGAGGACGCGGACCGGCTCGCGAACGTGTCCGAACTCGTCACCGCCGCGAAGCAGTTCTGGGACGAGGACAACTCGCGCACGATCACCGACTTCTTGGAACAGATCACGCTCGCGTCCGACACGGACGGCTGGGACGAGCAGGCCGATCACGTGTCCGTGATGACGCTGCACGCGTCAAAGGGGCTGGAGTTCCCGGCGGTGTACATCCTCGCGGTGGAACAGGGGCTCCTGCCGCACGAGCGCAGCCTGGCGAACGACGAGGAGATCGAGGAGGAGCGGCGGCTGTGCTTCGTGGGCATGACCCGCGCCATGAAGGAGCTGTACCTGTGCCACGCGCGGATGCGCGAGTTCCGGGGCCAGCTCAACTACTGCATCGTGAGCCAGTTCATCCAGGAGCTGCCGCGCGACGTGCGGTTCATCGACCCGTCGATGGCGCGGAACGTGGCCCGCACCGCGGCCGACGAATGGCGCGTCAAATCGAGCGCCGCGGCCAAGGACTGGGCGGACACCGGGCTGCGGCCACTCATCCCGCCTGCGTCACGAAAACCGAACCCGGGGCTGAAGCCGACCATCCCCGACGCGCCCGATACCGGTTTGGCCGTCGGGGTACTGGTTCAACACGAGGAGTTCGGAATCGGCAACGTGGCGGAGGTGTCCGGGTTCGGGGCCCTGCGCAAGGTGCGCGTGCGGTTCGCCGCCCACGGGGTGAAGCTGTTCGTCGGCGACAAGATCAAACTGAAGGTGATAGTCCGCAAGAAGGCGGAGGAATGAGACCACCGCTAGCCCTGCCTGCTGACGCGGGGCTCGCGGCGCCCGCCGCCCCTTCGCTGCGCGTGGCCGTTGGGGCATCTCGCGTCCGCTCGCATGTAAGCCCGTTACCATCGGGCCGGTAGTCCCTACACTTCCCTCGACCGCCCACATCAACCGCGGTCGCGAAGGAGCCGGCCAGAGTGGCCGGCGAACGTCCCGTTCTTTCACGCGGAGAAACCGACCCATGCCGAAGAGCCTCGTCGCCGTCGCGCTGCTCG belongs to Gemmata obscuriglobus and includes:
- a CDS encoding ATP-dependent helicase codes for the protein MSDDADLLADLTPDQRAAVMHGEGPLLILAGAGSGKTRVITRRVAYLLRAGVRAHNILAITFTNKAAGEMKNRVEKLAPGNRVWVSTFHSLGARLLRQYAERLGFDRNFTIYDTDDRNKLVKDALEAAGIDNVKFTPERIAGAISKAKNQLVTPPQYERTATDFFQKTVAAVYPRYEKRLRSANAMDFDDLLYLPAMALKQNEELRAELDSRFRYIMIDEYQDTNSAQYQIVKQLSINNPNVCVVGDPDQSIYKWRGSDIKIILDFERDFPNARTITLAQNYRSTKSIIRAASVLIDHNKQRKKKDLVTDNPQGEPVNVITFDNGLDEAEGVVVRIKEAVKAGTFKYRDHAIFMRINALTRSLESAFVKHGVPFQIVKGLAFFERKENRDVLAYLRLLTNPHDGVSFLRVVNAPARGIGKVSLDKLQSFAASQEIGLLAAAGQIAKITEIKGKAATGLRDFHRLMTDLRSKMDQPPHELVRLVLDKSGYEAMLRDSTDEEDADRLANVSELVTAAKQFWDEDNSRTITDFLEQITLASDTDGWDEQADHVSVMTLHASKGLEFPAVYILAVEQGLLPHERSLANDEEIEEERRLCFVGMTRAMKELYLCHARMREFRGQLNYCIVSQFIQELPRDVRFIDPSMARNVARTAADEWRVKSSAAAKDWADTGLRPLIPPASRKPNPGLKPTIPDAPDTGLAVGVLVQHEEFGIGNVAEVSGFGALRKVRVRFAAHGVKLFVGDKIKLKVIVRKKAEE